One stretch of Pandoraea oxalativorans DNA includes these proteins:
- a CDS encoding IS256 family transposase, whose translation MKKIMKETNGRKAQTKSALDELIQQGARQIIEQAVEAELASMLEQYSNVRSIDGRRAVVRNGYLPEREVVTAIGPVPVRVPKVRDRSGSGIRFNSAVVPPYVRKSARVSAALPWLYLRGISTGDMSEAMGIMLGGQVSGLSPNVVSRLKAQWADEHAQWNQRELSLARWVYWWADGIHTGVRSDDSDGQCLLVIIGVKPDGTKERVAISDGYRESKASWAELLLDLKKRGLQSGPLLACGDGAMGFWAAMEEVFPQTKHQRCWFHKMGNVLNALPKSQQARAKKAMQDIWMAATRAEALVAFNHFVDTHSAKYPKVVEKLTQDRDELLAFYDFPAEHWQHLRTTNPIESTFATVRHRTKRTRNCVSRATFLGLAFKLIESAEDSWRRIRAPEKIATMLDGMTFKDGEPVTDSTPAQQPLAA comes from the coding sequence ATGAAGAAGATTATGAAAGAAACGAACGGCAGAAAAGCACAAACGAAGAGCGCGCTCGATGAACTGATCCAGCAAGGCGCGCGGCAGATCATCGAGCAGGCAGTCGAAGCGGAACTGGCGAGCATGCTTGAACAGTACAGCAACGTGAGGTCGATCGACGGTCGGCGTGCCGTGGTGCGCAACGGCTACCTACCAGAGCGCGAAGTCGTCACGGCCATCGGTCCGGTGCCGGTTCGGGTACCGAAGGTGCGTGATCGCTCGGGTTCGGGCATCCGCTTCAATTCGGCGGTCGTGCCGCCGTACGTTCGCAAATCCGCACGCGTGTCGGCCGCACTACCGTGGCTGTACCTGCGAGGCATCTCGACGGGCGACATGAGCGAAGCCATGGGCATCATGCTGGGCGGCCAGGTCAGCGGCCTGTCGCCAAATGTGGTGAGTCGTCTGAAGGCGCAATGGGCCGATGAGCATGCTCAGTGGAATCAGCGTGAGTTGTCGTTGGCGCGCTGGGTGTACTGGTGGGCTGACGGCATTCACACCGGCGTGCGCAGCGACGATTCCGACGGCCAGTGCCTGTTGGTGATCATTGGTGTCAAACCGGACGGAACGAAAGAGCGTGTGGCGATCAGTGACGGGTATCGGGAATCGAAGGCGTCGTGGGCCGAACTGCTGCTCGATCTGAAAAAGCGCGGTCTGCAGTCAGGGCCGCTGCTGGCTTGCGGAGATGGTGCGATGGGATTCTGGGCAGCGATGGAAGAAGTGTTCCCGCAGACCAAGCATCAGCGCTGCTGGTTCCACAAGATGGGCAACGTGCTCAACGCGCTGCCGAAATCGCAGCAGGCCCGCGCCAAAAAGGCGATGCAGGACATTTGGATGGCCGCCACGCGTGCCGAAGCGCTGGTTGCCTTCAATCACTTCGTTGATACCCACTCGGCAAAGTATCCGAAGGTGGTCGAAAAGCTGACGCAAGATCGCGACGAGCTGCTGGCATTTTACGATTTCCCGGCCGAACACTGGCAGCATCTGCGCACGACGAATCCGATTGAATCGACCTTCGCGACGGTGCGTCACCGCACCAAGCGCACGCGTAACTGCGTCTCGCGCGCGACGTTCCTCGGCCTGGCATTCAAGCTGATCGAGTCGGCCGAAGACTCGTGGCGGCGCATCCGCGCCCCCGAAAAGATCGCGACGATGCTTGACGGGATGACGTTCAAGGATGGAGAGCCGGTGACCGACAGCACACCGGCTCAGCAGCCCCTGGCCGCCTAA